The window TTGCGGTTTCGTGTCGCCGAGTCATTTCAGCAAATGCTACAGCTCGTATTTCGGCTATCGGCCTTCCAAGGAGAAGCGGCTGGTGGGGTAGTGCGTGTGGTTTGTCTGATATACCGCTGTTTGCAGCCTCAACCAATCAAAGCACTGCGCCTTGAATCGAGTAGCAACAACAGCATCCGGGCGCTGCTGAGTCAGGTTCCGTCCTGACGGCCGGGTCACTTTTGGTGCCAAAAGTAACCAAAACCTCTGCGCTGGCGTACGGCCCCCGCTTCGCGGCGGTACCTTCGCTCCGGCACCGTGGGGCGGGCACGCGCCGACGGGCCATCCATGGCCCAACGGCGCTCGCTCGGCATCCATGCCGAGCGACCCACCCCACGGCACCTCCACTCAGCCTCCCGACGCGCATTTTGCGGCGTCTGGGAAATCGTGGCAGGAAAAGCAAAAGCCAAAGCAAATCTGCTCTGCAGATTTTTCCAGGATGATTTCCTTCCCGACTCGCACTCTGCTTTTGATTCTGGAGGCGTGCGCAAAACTTATGGCCGACACAAATTGCGACTTGTGGCCGGCCGAGCGCAGGTATTGCGCAGTGGGCAACCCGGCATGGATGCCGGGTTAGCCGCACCGGGCCATGGATGGCCCATTGCGGCGGCCCACGGAGCAATGCCGGAGTGAGGGGAGTCTGAGCCTTGGCGAAGACCCGGACAAAGGAGCGGGAGCGCTTTGGTTACTTTCGCGCTTTTCGAAAGTGACGCGCCGTAAGGGCGCAAAGGTGAATTAGCGTCACCTCCTATGCCGGATATGCAGGCGATTTAGGAACCTTGCAACGGCGCATCCACAGGTTATGCGTTGTATCAGGCAGACCACCGTTCAGCTCGCGGCGGTGTTGCTCAGCGCCTTGTGCAATTTACTGATGAGGTCGCCTTCATTGAAAGGTTTCTGCACCACGGACGAGCCTTCCAGGCCGAGCACGTCGATGTCGGCGTAACCAGTGACGAACAGCACAGGCATGTCCGGGTATTGCTGGTGGACCAAAGACGCCAACTCGCCGCCGGTCATGCCGGGCATGGCAAAGTCGGTGAGCACCAGGTCAATGCCGCTGTCGAGCATTTCCATGGCCTGCAGGCCGCTGCCAGCCTGCCTGACGGCGTAACCCAATGATTGCAGCATCTGCAAGGTCACCGAGCGCACGGCCGGGTCATCATCGACCAGCAGGATGGTTCGCGAACCGCTTGGGCGCACCAGCGGTGGAGCGGCGACCTCTTCATCCGGCATGTCTTGGGGTTTGCCGACGCTGGGCAGGTACACCATGACCTTGGTGCCAACCCCCAATTCGCTTTCGATCATGACCCCGCCGCCGGACTGCTTGGCGAAGCCGAACACCTGGGCCAGCCCCAGCCCGGAGCCTTTGCCGACGTCCTTGGTGGTGTAGAACGGCTCGAACGCGCGCAACAAGGTTTCCGGGCTCATGCCGCTGCCCGAGTCGCTGATGGCGAGCACCGCGTACTTGCCGGGCTCCGGGTCCTCGGGGCGAATGGCCGGGCGGGTGATTTCGGCGTTGAACGTGGAAAAGCACAACGAACCGCCCATTTCCATGGCGTCTCGTGCGTTGATCGCGAGGTTGAGGATGATCATCTCGGTCTGGGTCGGATCGCCCATGGCGTACCACAGGTCCGGGGCCAGGTCGGTGTTGATCCAGATGCTGCCGCCCAGCGCCCGAGCCAGCAGGGTGCCCATGTTCCTGACCGTGTCGTTGAGGCTGATGGCAGTCGGCTGCAAGCGCTGGCGGCGTGAGAAGGACAACAGTTGCGCCGTGAGTTTGGCCCCGCGTTCGCCAGCGTCCTTGACGTTCTGCAGGCGGTTGACGGTTTTGTCCAGGGTGCCGCGTTCGATGTCGCGGATGGCGAACGTGGTGCTGGTCAGGATCACCGTCAGCAGGTTGTTGAAGTCGTGCGCCACGCCTGCGGTCAGCTGCCCGACCACTTCCAGGCGCTGCATCTGCTGCAGGTCGGCTTCGATGCGCTCGCGTTCGGTGATCTGCGCGCGCAAGCGCTGGTTGGCAGCAGCCAGCTCGTCGATGACCGCGCGTTCCTCGGTGATGTCGCGCACAGCGGCGTACATTAGGTCGCCTTCCGGGACGATGGTCCAGGACAGCCAGCGGTAGTCACCGGAGCGGTGTTTCATGCGGTTGACGAAACGGGTGGAAATGTTGCCCCGGGCAATGCTTTCCATCTCATGCACGGTCATGGCCACGTCCGCCGGGTGAATCAATTCCCACAGGCGCATCTGGCTGATCTGTTCATTGGACCAGCCCAGCGTGGCTTCCCAGGCGGGGTTGAACGAGATCGGCGTCATGTCCAGGCGCAATACCGCCAGCAGCTCTCGGGAAAGCTCCCAGGTGCGATCACGTTCTCGGGTGCGCAGCTCGATGCGCGCGCCCAGGGCTTCGTTGAGTTCGACCAGCTCGCGGGTGGCCTGCTTGCGCTCGGTGATGTCCTGCATGACTCCGGTGAAGCGCACACAGCGGCCTTTCTCGAACACCGAGCGACCGTTGGAAAACAACCAGCGCGATCGGCCATCGGGCATCAATGCGCGGTATTCGATCTGGTAGTCGCCTTCACGGGTCAGGGCTTCGTGGATGCGCGACTCCAGCAGCGGTCGATCATCGGGGTGACAGCGGGCCAGCAGAAAGGCCAGATCGACCTGGCTGTTGGGCAGGATTTCATACAAGGCGTTGCAGCGTTCATCCCAGAGCATGCGCCCCAGTGTGGGCTGGAATTCCCAGACGCCCATCATGGCGGCTTCGATAGCGAGCCGCGCACGGACTTCAACTTCTTGCAGGGCGGTTTCAGCAGCCCGGCGCTTGACCCGTTCGCGAACCTCGGAGACCGCACGCTTGACGGCCTTGGGCAGCATTTTGAGGTTTTGCTTGAGGACGTAATCCACCGCCCCCAGGCGCATCATCTCCACGGCCTGCTGTTCGCCGAAGATGCCGGACAGGAAAATGAACGGGGTTTCGGGCGCCAGTTCCCGCGCGATTTTCAAAACGTCAGCGCCGGACGAGCCCGGCAGCAGGAAGTCGCAGAGCACGGCATCAAACACCTGCTCACTCAATGCCTTGGCCGCGCCCTGGTGGTTATGAACCAGGGTTGAATCCACTTCGATGCCGCTGGCCTCCAATGCCAAGAGCGTCAGCTCCGCATCGTGCGGGCTGTCTTCAATCAGGAGAATCTTGAGTTGGCTGAATGGCATTAAGTCGACTGCGCTTTAATCAATACAGGTCAGGAACCGGGACGACGTTGTGCTCTGACCGAGCCTGGCGGCGGTTCGTTCAGCACGGCCCAGAAAATTCCCAGGTCGGAGATGGCGCTGACGAACTCCTTGAACTCCACCGGTTTGACCACGTAAGCGTTGACGCCCAATTGATAGGCACGGGACAAGTCCGGCTCTTCGCGGGAGGAGGTCAGCATGACCACGGGGATGCTGCGCAGCTCCTCGGACTGGCGAATCGCGTCCAGCACTTGCAAACCATCGACCTTGGGCAGTTTCAGGTCCAGCAGCAGCACGGCCGGGTTGCCGTCCGAGCGATCGGCGTAAGCATGGCGGCGGAACAGGTAGTCCAGAGCCTCGGCCCCGTCACGCAGGACGATCACTTCGTTGGCCAGCTGGCTGCGCTCCAGCGCCACCAGGGTCAGCTCCAGATCATGGGGGTTGTCTTCGACCAGCAGGATCGGCTTAAGCATTGGTTTCTCTCCGCGCTCTCTATTCACGAGCTCAGGCGTTTGGAGTTAAAGGTTTGTGAGGCAGTGTGAAGGAGAAAACAGCGCCCTCATTGAGCACACCGTTGGCCTGCACAGTCCCGCCATGACGTTCGATGATGCGTCTGACGTTGGCCAGGCCGATGCCTGTGCCTTCAAATTCTTCCATTCGATGCAGGCGCTGAAACACCCCGAACAGTTTGTCGGCGTAGCGCATGTCAAAGCCCACGCCGTTATCGCGGACGCTGACCGTTACCCCGTTTTCATGCTCGACCGCTTCGACTTCGATCACGGCAACGGCTTCATTGCGCGTGTACTTGATGGCGTTGGCCAGCAGGTTGCGCATCGCCAGATGCAAAAAGGCCGGGTCGGCGATGATGATGGGCAACTCGCGAACCACCCACTCGATGGTGCGGCCCTGGTA of the Paucimonas lemoignei genome contains:
- a CDS encoding PAS/PAC sensor hybrid histidine kinase translates to MPFSQLKILLIEDSPHDAELTLLALEASGIEVDSTLVHNHQGAAKALSEQVFDAVLCDFLLPGSSGADVLKIARELAPETPFIFLSGIFGEQQAVEMMRLGAVDYVLKQNLKMLPKAVKRAVSEVRERVKRRAAETALQEVEVRARLAIEAAMMGVWEFQPTLGRMLWDERCNALYEILPNSQVDLAFLLARCHPDDRPLLESRIHEALTREGDYQIEYRALMPDGRSRWLFSNGRSVFEKGRCVRFTGVMQDITERKQATRELVELNEALGARIELRTRERDRTWELSRELLAVLRLDMTPISFNPAWEATLGWSNEQISQMRLWELIHPADVAMTVHEMESIARGNISTRFVNRMKHRSGDYRWLSWTIVPEGDLMYAAVRDITEERAVIDELAAANQRLRAQITERERIEADLQQMQRLEVVGQLTAGVAHDFNNLLTVILTSTTFAIRDIERGTLDKTVNRLQNVKDAGERGAKLTAQLLSFSRRQRLQPTAISLNDTVRNMGTLLARALGGSIWINTDLAPDLWYAMGDPTQTEMIILNLAINARDAMEMGGSLCFSTFNAEITRPAIRPEDPEPGKYAVLAISDSGSGMSPETLLRAFEPFYTTKDVGKGSGLGLAQVFGFAKQSGGGVMIESELGVGTKVMVYLPSVGKPQDMPDEEVAAPPLVRPSGSRTILLVDDDPAVRSVTLQMLQSLGYAVRQAGSGLQAMEMLDSGIDLVLTDFAMPGMTGGELASLVHQQYPDMPVLFVTGYADIDVLGLEGSSVVQKPFNEGDLISKLHKALSNTAAS
- the rcp1 gene encoding response regulator receiver protein encodes the protein MLKPILLVEDNPHDLELTLVALERSQLANEVIVLRDGAEALDYLFRRHAYADRSDGNPAVLLLDLKLPKVDGLQVLDAIRQSEELRSIPVVMLTSSREEPDLSRAYQLGVNAYVVKPVEFKEFVSAISDLGIFWAVLNEPPPGSVRAQRRPGS